Proteins co-encoded in one Natronorubrum daqingense genomic window:
- the sufD gene encoding Fe-S cluster assembly protein SufD, producing the protein MSAGTQVHANLTEEQVRQISGDLEEPEWLLETRLEALDALEDLDMPDVIRTPGRDWTNLHGLDYESLVDPLNAAENKDQVGPDEVDVLSWADAVEEHEELIQEHFGSIVDPQENYLTALSTALFSTGTVIYVPEGVDAEDVKIRTEQNSRSLFNYTLVVTEKSSSVTILERQSTGEEQDEQYYSGIVEVIAGENSNVQYGSLQNLSEEAYNFTLKRGDAGTYATIDWIEANFGTQLTKTEVSTELNGDSSESQIVGAFYGHNDQHFDLDAKVWHRAEHTTADLVTRGVTDDVARSVYEGVQDVGRSAWDTSSYQRENTLMLSDESEADASPKLIINNHDTEASHSATVGQIDEEDLFYMTSRGVDPRDARNMLVEGFFVPVLEEVAVDELREDLDDLIAARLRQRA; encoded by the coding sequence ATGAGCGCAGGAACACAGGTACACGCCAATCTGACGGAAGAACAGGTACGCCAGATCTCGGGCGACCTCGAGGAACCCGAGTGGCTCCTCGAGACCCGTCTCGAGGCCCTCGACGCGCTCGAGGACCTCGACATGCCAGACGTGATCCGAACGCCGGGTCGCGACTGGACGAACCTTCACGGACTCGACTACGAGTCGCTCGTCGATCCGCTGAACGCGGCGGAGAACAAGGATCAGGTCGGCCCGGACGAGGTCGACGTGTTGTCGTGGGCTGACGCCGTAGAAGAACACGAGGAACTCATCCAGGAACACTTCGGCAGCATCGTCGATCCCCAGGAGAACTACCTGACGGCACTGTCGACGGCGCTGTTTAGCACCGGAACGGTCATCTACGTCCCCGAAGGAGTCGACGCCGAGGACGTGAAGATCCGGACCGAGCAGAACTCCCGCTCGCTGTTCAACTACACGCTCGTCGTCACCGAGAAATCGTCCTCGGTGACGATCCTCGAACGACAGTCGACGGGCGAAGAGCAAGACGAGCAGTACTACAGCGGCATCGTCGAAGTCATTGCGGGCGAGAACAGCAACGTCCAGTACGGCAGCCTCCAGAACCTCTCGGAGGAAGCCTACAACTTCACGCTCAAACGCGGCGACGCGGGCACGTACGCGACGATCGACTGGATCGAAGCTAACTTCGGTACGCAGCTAACGAAGACCGAGGTCTCCACGGAACTCAACGGCGACAGTTCCGAGAGCCAGATCGTCGGCGCGTTCTACGGCCACAACGACCAGCACTTCGACCTCGACGCGAAGGTCTGGCACCGCGCCGAGCACACGACGGCCGACCTCGTCACTCGCGGCGTCACCGACGACGTCGCCCGTTCGGTCTACGAGGGCGTCCAGGACGTTGGCCGAAGCGCGTGGGACACGAGTTCCTACCAGCGTGAAAACACCCTGATGCTCAGCGACGAGAGCGAGGCCGACGCCTCGCCGAAGCTGATCATCAACAACCACGACACCGAGGCCAGCCACTCCGCAACGGTCGGCCAGATCGACGAGGAGGACCTCTTCTACATGACCTCCCGCGGCGTCGATCCGCGCGACGCACGAAACATGCTCGTCGAAGGCTTCTTCGTCCCCGTCCTCGAGGAAGTCGCCGTCGACGAACTGCGCGAGGATCTCGACGACCTGATCGCTGCGCGACTCCGCCAGCGAGCCTAA
- a CDS encoding rubrerythrin, with protein MSLGQRVSSDHQLTRLLQIGVVLEEVVESRAAHHLDSLPPSEREEIDAEIRELLEDAATESADHRDRLEALIDDLDAETVGYEEINALVDAQYGPPEDTDGLLYDQLANEETAYKFYDDLIDAIEASEAEYAIDRDRLLETLYDIREEEKQGVEDVTEIMEHRA; from the coding sequence ATGAGTCTGGGACAGCGCGTCTCGAGCGACCACCAGCTTACCCGACTCCTTCAGATCGGAGTCGTGCTGGAAGAAGTCGTCGAGTCACGCGCCGCCCACCACCTCGACTCGCTCCCGCCGAGCGAGCGAGAGGAAATCGACGCCGAGATCCGAGAGTTACTCGAGGACGCTGCCACGGAGTCTGCAGACCACCGGGACCGTCTCGAGGCATTGATCGACGATCTCGACGCCGAGACGGTGGGTTACGAGGAGATCAACGCCTTGGTCGACGCTCAGTACGGGCCACCGGAGGACACCGACGGTCTGTTGTACGATCAACTCGCGAACGAGGAGACGGCGTACAAGTTCTACGACGACCTCATCGATGCAATCGAAGCCTCCGAGGCCGAGTACGCGATCGATCGCGACCGACTCCTCGAGACGTTGTACGATATTCGTGAGGAAGAAAAGCAGGGCGTCGAGGACGTGACCGAGATCATGGAGCACAGAGCATGA
- a CDS encoding metal-dependent transcriptional regulator has translation MNTADQYLKAIYLAQRIEDGPASTGTLADLLEVSPASVNEMIGKLEERELVEHEKYKGASLTNEGIERAHDALQTYCIIERFLANVLEVEEFRDEARALESVIDDTVADRLDTIIDRPGECPDCFDPEQDFCERLEVGSDGCPE, from the coding sequence ATGAACACGGCAGATCAGTATCTCAAGGCGATCTATCTCGCCCAACGGATCGAAGACGGCCCAGCATCGACCGGTACGCTCGCCGACTTACTCGAAGTCAGTCCGGCAAGCGTCAACGAGATGATCGGCAAACTCGAGGAACGCGAACTCGTCGAACACGAGAAGTACAAGGGTGCGAGCCTAACCAACGAGGGGATCGAGCGGGCCCACGACGCGCTCCAGACGTACTGCATCATCGAACGATTCCTCGCGAACGTCCTCGAGGTCGAGGAGTTTCGCGACGAGGCCCGCGCCTTAGAGAGCGTGATCGACGATACGGTTGCAGATCGCCTCGATACGATCATCGACCGTCCTGGGGAGTGTCCGGACTGTTTCGACCCCGAGCAGGATTTCTGTGAACGACTCGAGGTCGGATCGGACGGCTGTCCCGAGTAA
- a CDS encoding phospholipase D-like domain-containing protein, whose translation MDRQRLVIVSVVLILVVASGAGITLAATESASPASTATLSLPETNTEPACPAVVSNPGTGTSADTDVDFEPRIVEAFPNPSTEHNVGEYVVLETPPDTELENWTITDGHTSASIPNETVSGRVALSTDTEATDELTDYPVRELEGSLRLAVDGDDLELRNGSTTVDTVSYERASLEERWHRDADEFDTATTQTPADGDWHPRDATCVPVSSGDADEATPFVLPDEPELPRETIREAEDRLSVAGYTLTSEEIAEDLVDAADRGVDVSVLLEASPVGGTEVTTEPVLETLEDGDVEVRAIGGEGSRYRFHHPKYAVADDQVLVTSENWAPAGVGGESSRGWGVLLEDETLAADLEAVFDADFEGWDTVPGSEYREDTSFVDDEGGGEEPPGSYPSEYGPEPTAIEAAELLVAPDNAESRVEELLADADEEILVKQASIAADASVLEETIDAAHRGVDVQILLDSTWYHEDDNRALADELEEYATSEGLSLEVGLVEETDRFEKIHAKGVVIDREIAIVGSANWNENAFENNREVLLALSGEEIATYYADVFEDDWDGDEDRWALPFELSLTVVAALAIAAIIGRRYIRFGDPDVE comes from the coding sequence ATGGATCGTCAGCGACTCGTGATCGTCTCGGTCGTTCTCATACTGGTAGTCGCCAGTGGGGCCGGCATCACCTTGGCTGCTACCGAGTCCGCGAGTCCTGCATCTACGGCGACACTATCGCTCCCCGAAACCAACACCGAACCGGCCTGTCCTGCAGTAGTTTCGAACCCCGGTACTGGAACCTCGGCGGACACTGACGTCGATTTCGAGCCCAGAATCGTCGAGGCGTTTCCAAATCCGTCCACGGAACACAACGTCGGCGAGTACGTCGTTCTCGAGACCCCACCCGACACCGAACTCGAAAACTGGACGATCACGGACGGCCACACGAGCGCATCTATTCCGAACGAAACGGTCTCTGGACGAGTCGCACTGAGTACGGACACCGAAGCCACCGACGAGTTGACCGACTATCCAGTCCGCGAACTCGAGGGTTCGTTGCGACTGGCCGTCGACGGCGACGACCTCGAACTTCGAAACGGGTCGACGACGGTCGATACGGTGTCGTACGAACGGGCGTCACTCGAAGAGCGCTGGCACCGCGACGCCGACGAATTCGACACCGCCACCACACAGACACCCGCCGACGGAGACTGGCATCCACGAGATGCGACGTGCGTGCCGGTCTCGAGCGGCGACGCCGACGAGGCGACGCCGTTCGTCCTTCCTGACGAGCCCGAGCTTCCACGAGAGACGATTCGGGAAGCCGAGGATCGTCTCTCGGTCGCCGGCTACACCCTTACCTCCGAGGAGATCGCCGAGGACCTCGTCGACGCTGCAGACCGGGGTGTCGACGTCTCCGTCCTCCTCGAGGCCAGTCCAGTCGGCGGTACGGAGGTGACGACCGAACCCGTCCTCGAGACGCTCGAGGATGGCGACGTGGAGGTCCGTGCGATCGGTGGCGAAGGCTCACGATATCGATTCCACCACCCGAAGTACGCCGTCGCGGACGACCAAGTGCTCGTCACGAGCGAAAACTGGGCCCCCGCCGGCGTCGGTGGCGAGTCGAGTCGCGGCTGGGGTGTTCTGCTCGAGGACGAAACGCTCGCAGCCGACCTCGAGGCGGTCTTCGACGCAGATTTCGAGGGTTGGGATACTGTCCCCGGCTCCGAGTACCGTGAGGACACCTCGTTCGTCGACGACGAAGGCGGTGGCGAGGAACCGCCCGGTTCGTACCCGAGCGAATACGGGCCAGAGCCGACCGCGATCGAGGCGGCAGAACTCCTCGTCGCCCCGGACAACGCCGAATCTCGCGTGGAGGAACTGCTCGCCGATGCCGACGAGGAGATTCTCGTCAAACAGGCCTCGATCGCTGCAGACGCGTCCGTTCTCGAGGAGACGATCGATGCTGCCCACCGCGGCGTAGACGTACAGATCCTCCTCGATTCGACCTGGTACCACGAAGACGACAATCGGGCCCTCGCGGACGAACTCGAGGAGTACGCAACCAGCGAGGGGCTCTCACTCGAGGTCGGCCTCGTCGAGGAGACCGATCGGTTCGAGAAAATCCACGCAAAAGGCGTCGTTATCGATCGAGAGATCGCCATCGTCGGAAGTGCAAACTGGAACGAAAACGCCTTCGAGAACAACCGGGAGGTGCTCCTTGCACTCTCGGGTGAGGAAATCGCGACGTACTACGCGGACGTATTCGAGGACGACTGGGATGGAGACGAGGATCGATGGGCGCTGCCGTTCGAACTCAGCCTCACAGTCGTCGCCGCACTCGCGATCGCGGCGATTATCGGACGGCGGTACATTCGATTTGGCGATCCCGACGTCGAGTAA
- a CDS encoding HEAT repeat domain-containing protein encodes MSEDEAAEDGAEEPEPVDLEAIREALEAFEGDVDSLEEDLDAADTEDDLDDVEADLEAFRDDLEEIEIPEPPEPDEDEEDDEEEKITPEEELQDRYDDIESDLSDLESDLEDQRGPYGEDVVGEIDDASGTITSTRWTEEGDDELIDVVDAFLEETNDLLDTSLTIVEDGDDVPAQLEETLGEAATAVEDADLDADDDAETIAAFLEATDDLETGIDESTAWSDLKVREQMRREGFYDVLEHVKDFPPEWHALKVHEKRGNVDMILLALETFDSDFMEEHCLDALERMGPEEAIEPMIQKANRRDTTAMSILGKIGDDDGEVVDTLLDYVDSNPTLQQPAFRALGEVGAEDAVQPIANQLVDEEPDVRSSAARALGLIGDTRAIDPLEDILAEDDEDRVRASAAWALNQIGTEDALEIVAEYGDDRAYLVQAEAEKATLEPAA; translated from the coding sequence ATGAGCGAAGACGAGGCAGCCGAGGACGGAGCCGAGGAACCCGAACCGGTCGATCTCGAGGCCATCCGGGAAGCCCTCGAGGCCTTCGAAGGTGACGTCGACTCGCTCGAGGAGGATCTCGACGCGGCCGACACCGAGGACGACCTCGACGACGTCGAGGCTGATCTGGAAGCGTTTCGAGACGATCTCGAGGAGATCGAGATTCCAGAGCCGCCGGAACCCGACGAGGACGAGGAAGACGACGAAGAGGAGAAAATCACCCCGGAGGAGGAACTCCAGGATCGTTACGACGATATCGAGAGCGATCTTTCCGACCTCGAGTCCGATCTCGAGGACCAGCGCGGCCCCTACGGCGAAGACGTGGTCGGCGAGATCGACGACGCCAGCGGAACGATTACGAGCACCCGCTGGACCGAGGAGGGCGACGACGAATTGATCGATGTCGTCGACGCATTCCTCGAGGAGACGAACGACCTGCTCGATACCTCACTCACGATCGTCGAAGACGGCGACGATGTCCCTGCCCAACTCGAGGAAACCCTCGGGGAGGCAGCGACGGCCGTCGAGGACGCAGACCTCGACGCGGACGACGACGCCGAGACGATCGCGGCCTTCCTCGAGGCGACGGACGACCTCGAGACGGGAATCGACGAGTCGACCGCGTGGAGTGATCTCAAGGTCCGCGAGCAGATGCGACGGGAGGGCTTCTACGACGTACTCGAGCACGTCAAGGATTTCCCGCCGGAGTGGCACGCGCTCAAGGTCCACGAGAAACGCGGCAACGTCGACATGATCTTACTCGCCCTCGAGACGTTCGACTCCGACTTCATGGAAGAACACTGTCTCGATGCCTTAGAGCGCATGGGTCCCGAAGAAGCCATCGAGCCGATGATCCAGAAGGCGAACCGTCGGGACACGACGGCGATGTCGATCCTCGGCAAGATCGGCGACGACGACGGGGAGGTCGTCGACACCCTGTTGGATTACGTCGACTCGAACCCGACCCTCCAACAACCCGCGTTCAGAGCACTCGGCGAAGTCGGTGCCGAAGATGCAGTCCAACCGATCGCCAACCAACTGGTCGACGAGGAACCGGACGTGCGAAGTTCGGCTGCCCGCGCACTCGGTCTCATCGGCGACACGCGTGCGATCGATCCACTCGAAGACATCCTCGCCGAGGACGACGAGGACCGCGTTCGCGCCAGCGCCGCCTGGGCACTCAACCAGATCGGTACCGAAGACGCACTCGAGATCGTCGCCGAGTACGGTGACGACCGCGCGTACCTCGTGCAAGCCGAAGCCGAGAAAGCGACGCTCGAGCCCGCGGCCTGA
- a CDS encoding protein sorting system archaetidylserine synthase (This PssA-like phosphatidyltransferase, along with a PssD-like decarboxylase, is required in Haloarchaea for the archaeosortase ArtA to replace the PGF-CTERM sorting signal with a C-terminal lipid anchor.) has translation MLPRFVGRLGVADAVTIANAALGFVAIVVAFVDIDLAARLILLAAIADGLDGILARRYGGTDAGPYLDSLADVASFGVAPAVLAFVVVTDALAIGFDAVTGELLLVTAVCALFVATAVTRLGMYTAYDISGNYTEGVQTTLAATVLGAAILAGRPEPWLVLAITGAFCYLMVSRIRYPDLLVRDAAIMGIVHALAILIPSFAGRTFPYALLTLGIAYMTLSPWLYWRQDPEPAAAEVHGNA, from the coding sequence ATGCTCCCCCGGTTCGTCGGGCGACTCGGCGTCGCCGACGCCGTGACGATCGCAAACGCCGCGTTGGGGTTCGTCGCGATCGTCGTGGCGTTCGTCGATATCGATCTCGCCGCCCGTCTCATCCTCCTTGCAGCCATCGCGGACGGTCTCGACGGGATTCTCGCGCGCCGCTACGGCGGGACCGACGCCGGACCGTACCTCGACTCGTTAGCGGACGTCGCTTCTTTCGGCGTCGCTCCCGCCGTCCTCGCGTTCGTCGTCGTCACGGACGCCCTCGCGATCGGATTCGATGCGGTGACCGGTGAACTCCTCCTCGTAACGGCCGTCTGTGCCCTCTTCGTCGCCACGGCAGTCACCCGCCTCGGCATGTATACCGCCTACGACATCTCCGGGAACTACACCGAAGGCGTCCAGACGACGCTGGCGGCGACCGTTCTCGGTGCGGCGATCCTCGCGGGTCGCCCCGAACCCTGGCTCGTCCTCGCTATCACGGGCGCGTTCTGTTACCTGATGGTCTCTCGCATTCGCTACCCCGATCTACTCGTTCGCGATGCGGCCATCATGGGCATCGTCCACGCCCTCGCGATCCTGATTCCGAGTTTCGCCGGCCGCACGTTTCCGTATGCACTGTTGACACTCGGCATCGCCTACATGACCCTCAGCCCGTGGCTGTACTGGCGTCAGGATCCCGAGCCAGCGGCCGCCGAAGTGCATGGAAACGCTTAG
- a CDS encoding cupredoxin domain-containing protein, whose product MNRRAYLAAVCSSVSVGLAGCSTVRSAFGDDLCDGDDCDIGMTRNEFVPEEYEASVGDTVVWKNTSDARHTVTALDNGIPDDAEYFASGGYEDQQTAVDAWHEEEGGKIELRETYEHTFEVPGEYEYICEPHINGGMVGTVIVTE is encoded by the coding sequence ATGAACAGGCGCGCCTACCTCGCCGCCGTTTGCTCTTCCGTCTCCGTCGGGCTAGCAGGCTGTTCGACGGTTCGCAGCGCCTTCGGTGATGACCTGTGCGATGGTGACGATTGTGATATCGGAATGACTCGCAACGAGTTCGTCCCCGAAGAGTACGAAGCGAGCGTCGGCGATACCGTTGTCTGGAAGAACACCAGCGACGCTCGTCACACCGTCACTGCGCTCGACAACGGCATTCCGGACGATGCAGAGTACTTCGCGAGTGGCGGGTACGAAGACCAACAGACGGCCGTCGACGCCTGGCACGAGGAAGAGGGTGGAAAGATCGAACTCCGCGAGACGTACGAACACACCTTCGAGGTGCCAGGAGAGTACGAATACATCTGTGAGCCTCACATCAACGGCGGGATGGTCGGCACGGTCATCGTCACCGAGTAA
- a CDS encoding phosphoenolpyruvate carboxykinase (ATP), translated as MSETGTESRPLARQLPDPKTASNVRYNPSLEELRELAADDETTTEFDSPSYVSEYRSRSSDRTKNAEDSEFDARDRDLVDTALELAEERELVCVDRLMGRHADATYCCRLFVPVDYARIALAWANLFEPTDGREPDLVTVQLPDYDETAIRVLPDEGVTTVLGSDYTGEAKKSFLRLFMYQLKKQGGLGLHAGSKRVRVRDEDDDLQTVGQVFMGLSATGKSTLTSHGCWLEDDEDAAMLQDDVCGLLPDGSVPGSEGEGLYIKTIGLDEDEQPELYEAATDDSAILENVAVDDDGTVHFDEDRYTANSRAIVQREELESADEEIDLERIDQVFFITRNPLMPPVAKLNERQAAVAFMLGESIETSAGDPSRAGESIRVVGTNPFIIGPEGEEGNIFRDLIEALDVECYVINTGYLGEKSADIGVEESVTILTETARDTIEWRDDDQTGLTIPESVPGLDIQDYYVPDHVEDYERALAELRADRRDYLEQFDELRDEIADAVY; from the coding sequence ATGTCCGAAACCGGGACGGAGTCCCGTCCGCTGGCCCGACAGCTTCCCGACCCGAAAACTGCGTCGAACGTTCGATACAACCCATCACTCGAGGAGCTTCGCGAACTTGCAGCCGACGACGAGACGACGACTGAATTCGACTCGCCGTCGTACGTCAGCGAGTACCGCTCGCGGAGTTCCGATCGGACGAAAAACGCCGAAGATAGCGAGTTCGACGCCCGTGATCGCGACCTCGTCGACACCGCGCTCGAACTCGCCGAAGAACGTGAACTGGTCTGCGTCGACCGACTCATGGGTCGTCACGCGGATGCGACGTACTGCTGCCGGCTCTTCGTCCCCGTCGACTACGCCCGAATCGCCCTCGCGTGGGCGAACCTGTTCGAGCCGACCGACGGCCGAGAACCCGACCTCGTTACCGTCCAGTTACCCGACTACGATGAGACCGCGATCCGCGTCCTTCCGGACGAAGGCGTAACGACGGTCCTCGGCAGCGACTACACCGGCGAAGCGAAGAAGTCGTTCCTCCGGCTGTTCATGTACCAGCTCAAAAAGCAGGGCGGACTCGGCCTCCACGCCGGCAGCAAACGCGTTCGCGTTCGCGACGAAGACGACGACCTCCAAACCGTCGGGCAGGTGTTCATGGGCCTCTCGGCGACCGGCAAATCGACGCTCACCTCACACGGGTGCTGGCTCGAGGACGACGAGGACGCCGCGATGCTCCAAGACGACGTCTGTGGTCTCCTCCCAGACGGCTCCGTTCCGGGTAGCGAGGGCGAAGGCCTCTACATCAAGACGATCGGCCTCGACGAGGACGAACAGCCCGAACTCTACGAGGCAGCGACCGACGACTCCGCCATCCTCGAGAACGTCGCCGTCGACGACGACGGCACGGTGCACTTCGACGAGGACCGATACACGGCGAACTCCCGTGCTATCGTCCAGCGCGAGGAACTCGAGAGCGCGGACGAGGAAATCGACCTCGAGCGGATCGATCAGGTCTTTTTCATCACCCGCAACCCCCTGATGCCGCCGGTCGCGAAACTGAACGAGAGGCAAGCCGCGGTCGCCTTCATGCTCGGCGAATCGATCGAGACCAGCGCGGGCGATCCGTCTCGAGCGGGCGAATCGATCCGCGTCGTCGGCACGAACCCGTTCATCATCGGTCCGGAAGGAGAGGAAGGGAACATCTTCCGAGACCTGATCGAGGCGCTCGACGTCGAGTGTTACGTCATCAACACGGGGTATCTCGGCGAGAAATCCGCAGATATCGGCGTCGAGGAGTCAGTAACTATTCTGACCGAAACCGCTCGAGACACGATCGAGTGGCGCGACGACGACCAGACGGGACTGACCATCCCCGAATCGGTTCCCGGACTGGACATTCAGGACTACTACGTCCCCGACCACGTCGAGGACTACGAGAGAGCCCTCGCCGAACTGCGCGCCGACCGTCGCGACTACCTCGAGCAGTTCGACGAACTCCGTGACGAGATCGCGGACGCCGTCTACTAA
- a CDS encoding HEWD family protein, with product MSVDVRTPTARVCERCERAEHWDTSLEAWQLVRENGEKQVGNPHCLHEWDINGTFNPVSGPE from the coding sequence ATGAGTGTAGACGTACGCACGCCAACCGCCCGCGTTTGTGAACGGTGCGAACGAGCAGAACACTGGGATACCTCCCTCGAGGCCTGGCAACTCGTCCGCGAAAACGGCGAGAAGCAGGTCGGGAACCCACACTGTCTCCACGAGTGGGACATCAATGGAACGTTCAATCCCGTTTCTGGACCCGAGTAA
- the cutA gene encoding divalent-cation tolerance protein CutA yields MPTVYITAPPADAEAIANTLVEERLAACVNRLSTTSTYRWEGDIHHDDEAVLLAKTTDDAYDDLVERLEEIHPYDVPCIERFDEAHVLASFAEWRADALE; encoded by the coding sequence ATGCCAACCGTCTACATCACCGCGCCACCGGCCGACGCCGAAGCGATCGCCAACACGCTGGTCGAAGAACGTCTCGCAGCGTGCGTCAACCGATTGTCGACGACGTCCACCTATCGCTGGGAGGGCGACATTCACCACGACGACGAAGCCGTCTTGCTCGCGAAAACGACTGACGACGCGTACGACGACCTGGTCGAGCGACTCGAGGAGATTCACCCCTACGACGTTCCCTGTATCGAACGATTCGACGAGGCGCACGTCCTCGCGTCGTTCGCCGAGTGGCGAGCGGACGCACTCGAGTAA
- a CDS encoding 50S ribosomal protein L11: MAGTIEVLVPGGQANPGPPLGPELGPTPVDVQAVVQQINDETAAFDGTEVPVTVDYDEDGSFEIDVGVPPTAALVKDEAGFDTGSGEPQEDFVADLSVDQVKTIAEQKHPDLLAYDTINAAKEVVGTCASMGVTIEGDDAREFKEKVDSGEYDDVLAEA; encoded by the coding sequence ATGGCTGGAACCATCGAAGTGCTCGTTCCGGGTGGCCAGGCAAACCCTGGCCCACCGCTCGGTCCCGAGCTCGGACCGACTCCCGTCGACGTGCAGGCGGTTGTACAACAGATCAACGACGAGACTGCGGCGTTCGACGGCACGGAAGTGCCCGTCACCGTCGACTACGACGAAGACGGCTCCTTCGAGATCGATGTCGGTGTCCCACCGACGGCCGCACTCGTCAAGGACGAAGCCGGATTCGACACCGGAAGCGGCGAACCACAGGAAGACTTCGTCGCGGATCTCTCGGTCGACCAGGTCAAGACGATCGCCGAGCAAAAACACCCAGACTTGCTCGCCTACGATACGATCAACGCCGCGAAGGAAGTCGTCGGCACCTGCGCCTCCATGGGCGTCACCATCGAAGGCGACGACGCTCGAGAGTTCAAGGAGAAAGTCGACAGCGGCGAGTACGACGACGTGCTGGCCGAAGCGTAA